In Kryptolebias marmoratus isolate JLee-2015 linkage group LG11, ASM164957v2, whole genome shotgun sequence, the following proteins share a genomic window:
- the fth1b gene encoding ferritin, heavy polypeptide 1b — translation MSSQIRQNFHQDCEAAVNRQINLELYASYVYLSMAYYFDRDDKSLPNFAKFFNAQSKEEREHAEKLMSLQNKRGGRIFLQDIKKPDRDEWGSSLEALECALQLEKSVNQSLLDLQKLAAEHNDPHMCDFIDTHFLDEQVKSIKQLADWISNLRRLGAPQNGMAEYLFDKHTMGQEGS, via the exons atgaGTTCACAAATTCGACAAAACTTCCACCAGGACTGCGAGGCTGCGGTGAACAGGCAGATAAACCTGGAGCTGTACGCCTCCTACGTTTATCTCTCCATG GCATACTATTTCGACAGGGACGATAAGTCGCTGCCGAACTTTGCTAAGTTCTTTAACGCTCAGTCCAAAGAGGAGCGAGAGCACGCCGAGAAGCTGATGAGTCTGCAGAACAAACGTGGGGGCAGGATCTTTCTCCAGGACATTAAG AAACCTGATAGAGATGAGTGGGGGAGCAGCCTGGAGGCTCTGGAGTGCGCCTTGCAGCTGGAGAAAAGTGTAAACCAATCCCTGCTGGACCTGCAGAAACTGGCAGCTGAGCACAACGATCCTCAT atgtgCGACTTCATCGACACGCATTTCCTGGACGAGCAGGTGAAATCCATCAAACAGCTGGCCGACTGGATCTCGAACCTGCGGCGTCTGGGAGCGCCTCAGAACGGCATGGCCGAGTACCTGTTTGACAAACACACCATGGGCCAGGAGGGCAGTTAA
- the best1 gene encoding bestrophin-2, producing the protein MTVTYSRRVADAGLGTFFHLLLRWKGSIYKLLYRELIIFTLLYYFLSVVYRLVLNSDQKRLFEKLSIYCDRYAELIPVSFVLGFYVTLVVSRWWGQFENIPWPDRLAALVAGHVRGTDEAARLARRTLMRYVNLSGVLIYRSVSTAVYKRFPTMEHLVHAGLMTSEELRHLEDLPSPHNKFWVPCMWFVNLALRARTDGRINNDVALTAILTELNSLRARCMKLYGYDWISLPLVYTQVVTVAVYSFFLACLIGRQFLDPSQGYPGHDVDFYLPVFTLLQFFFYVGWLKVAEQLINPFGEDDDDFETNWLVDRNLQVSLLSVDEMYDSLPLVEKDMYWNESEPEPPYTPASAEHRKPSFMGSALDISIPKEEMEFQSNLEQIKENEEANYSTPLLGGLGRLLGVQSPHFSHSSRVSLLRRRPGAPLSRFPLYMHPEAPSTPSQTRRPLNPDQDPDYAFSTMPLFERPGFYSCPQTPIHSVPPALPRPRNPRRTQYEWDRSCSSMAPQMVGSQLLPPDTPNHLPPPPSSALPWVSGNGEMQSGPAFSFPDPPPELCPISKLRPGHGLLSRRPPHPHLTLEATPSADSQTGPPSAQANGSGGERVFSFTAPSHTVAPNPSNPNSSSSSINATSTNSPGTTGSLCNGINHSNFSNHGNFSSNTRASNGGTNSGLSNNTNTISTTSQTQQETNQENSSNDSGISLVEGNLLGVLVDSGEKNPAGEREQD; encoded by the exons ATGACAGTGACATACTCCCGCAGAGTTGCAGACGCAGGGTTGGGGACCTTCTTTCACCTTCTTCTGCGATGGAAGGGCAGCATCTACAAACTGCTCTACAGAGAGCTCATCATCTTCACCCTACTCTACTACTTCCTCAGTGTTGTCTATAG ACTTGTGCTAAACAGTGACCAGAAGAGGCTGTTCGAGAAGCTGTCGATATACTGTGACCGCTACGCAGAGCTCATTCCTGTGTCGTTCGTGCTGG GTTTTTACGTGACCCTGGTTGTGTCTCGCTGGTGGGGCCAGTTTGAGAACATACCCTGGCCAGATCGCTTGGCGGCATTAGTAGCAGGTCACGTTCGTGGGACCGACGAGGCCGCGAGGCTGGCCCGAAGAACTCTGATGCGCTACGTCAACCTCTCGGGTGTGCTTATCTACCGCTCTGTAAGCACAGCCGTCTACAAGAGGTTTCCCACCATGGAGCATCTGGTCCATGCAG GTTTGATGACCTCAGAAGAGCTGAGGCATCTGGAGGATCTTCCCTCCCCACATAATAAGTTCTGGGTGCCCTGCATGTGGTTCGTCAACCTGGCCCTGAGGGCTCGGACCGATGGTCGCATCAACAACGACGTGGCCCTCACAGCCATCCTCACT GAGTTGAACAGTCTACGGGCGAGGTGTATGAAGCTGTACGGCTACGACTGGATCAGCCTGCCCCTAGTCTACACTCAG GTGGTAACAGTTGCAGTCTACAGCTTTTTCCTGGCTTGTCTGATTGGTCGTCAGTTCCTGGATCCATCTCAGGGGTATCCTGGTCACGATGTGGACTTCTACCTGCCAGTTTTCacgctgctgcagtttttcttctACGTTGGCTGGCTTAAG GTGGCTGAGCAACTTATAAACCCTTTTGGTGAGGATGACGACGACTTTGAAACCAACTGGCTTGTTGATCGCAACTTGCAG GTGTCTTTGCTCTCTGTGGATGAAATGTACGACAGCCTGCCACTGGTTGAGAAGGACATGTACTGGAATGAGTCGGAACCAGAGCCTCCCTACACTCCTGCCAGTGCTGAACACCGTAAACCCTCCTTCATGGGCTCAGCACTGGATATCAG CATTCCCAAGGAGGAGATGGAGTTTCAGTCCAACCTGGAGCAGatcaaagaaaatgaagaggCCAACTACTCCACCCCGCTGCTTGGAGGGTTGGGTCGTCTCTTGGGTGTCCAGTCCCCTCACTTTTCTCACTCGTCCAGGGTCTCTTTGCTGCGCCGCCGCCCCGGAGCCCCACTAAGCCGCTTCCCTCTTTACATGCATCCCGAAGCGCCATCGACTCCAAGTCAAACTCGCCGGCCTCTGAACCCGGATCAAGACCCAGACTACGCCTTCTCTACAATGCCCTTGTTTGAGAGGCCGGGATTTTACAGCTGCCCACAAACGCCCATCCACAGTGTGCCCCCCGCGTTGCCTCGCCCTCGAAACCCCCGGCGAACGCAATATGAATGGGACCGCAGCTGTAGCTCCATGGCCCCTCAGATGGTGGGCTCGCAGCTGTTGCCTCCTGACACCCCAAACCACCTGCCGCCACCGCCATCTTCCGCACTACCCTGGGTGAGTGGGAACGGCGAGATGCAGAGCGGCCCGGCGTTCTCCTTCCCCGACCCACCACCAGAACTCTGTCCGATATCTAAGCTCCGACCGGGACACGGCCTCCTGTCCCGCCGCCCTCCTCACCCCCACCTAACTCTGGAAGCCACCCCTTCAGCCGACAGCCAGACCGGACCCCCAAGCGCTCAGGCCAACGGAAGCGGAGGCGAAAGAGTGTTCTCATTTACCGCGCCCTCTCACACAGTGGCACCAAATCCCAGTAATCCcaacagcagctccagcagcattAATGCAACAAGCACCAACAGCCCTGGCACAACAGGAAGTCTCTGTAATGGAATAAACCACAGTAATTTCAGTAACCATGGGAACTTCAGCTCAAATACGAGGGCAAGCAATGGGGGGACGAACAGCGGGCTGAGcaataacacaaacacaatttccACTACGTCACAGACACAGCAGGAAACCAATCAGGAAAATTCATCCAATGATTCGGGGATCTCATTGGTTGAAGGGAACTTGCTGGGTGTTCTGGTGGACAGTGGGGAGAAGAACCCTGCTGGAGAAAGAGAGCAGGACTGA